In one window of Methanococcoides methylutens DNA:
- a CDS encoding flavodoxin family protein, whose amino-acid sequence MKILGISGSPTKEGNNEKIINVVLEIAGTKGFETESILLSENKVNPCIACGTCARGEKCPINDDMQNIYAKLAEADAIVFSSPVYFGGMTAQLKALFDRSVLLRRQGFQLKGKFGAVMAVGGSRNGGQEKTIQGIHDCMLVHGMMPVGDGAHFGGIAQKPVDDDEIGMKTVIDTIENLCETLGRLEA is encoded by the coding sequence ATGAAGATACTAGGAATATCCGGAAGCCCTACAAAAGAAGGCAACAATGAGAAGATCATAAACGTGGTTCTTGAGATCGCAGGAACAAAAGGTTTTGAAACAGAAAGCATACTGCTCTCCGAAAATAAGGTCAACCCATGTATCGCATGCGGGACCTGTGCACGCGGAGAGAAATGTCCTATCAATGATGACATGCAGAACATATACGCCAAGCTCGCAGAAGCAGATGCTATCGTGTTCTCATCCCCGGTCTACTTTGGTGGAATGACAGCACAACTCAAAGCACTGTTCGACAGGAGTGTCCTTCTCAGAAGACAGGGATTCCAGCTCAAAGGCAAGTTCGGTGCAGTCATGGCAGTAGGAGGATCACGTAATGGCGGACAGGAAAAGACTATACAGGGCATCCATGACTGCATGCTTGTCCACGGCATGATGCCTGTGGGAGACGGTGCACACTTTGGAGGCATTGCGCAGAAACCAGTAGACGATGATGAGATCGGAATGAAAACGGTCATTGATACCATCGAGAACCTTTGCGAGACACTGGGAAGACTGGAAGCCTGA
- a CDS encoding chloride channel protein, giving the protein MNNRFSKSNIRDALFKRLHSEPGISNNLAVLIGIFTGLTIVAYDLCLKYVEGVFWNGGISGQYYVIFIPAIGGLFVGLVTHLYKDLKRCNVAEVIEGTALHGGRIRIREAFREVLLSIVSIATGGSVGKEAPGILAGAGIGTIFAKAINAPDNRYRIFLGCGASGGIAAAFNAPLAGVVFVVEVIFGELETRTFIPIVLSSVFATLVANLIFEVHPIEVSYYGLVDPIRESGLYLVLGILCGITSVILIRTLYITHDTFRKIPVHPAFKPAIGGLFVGIIGYSYPQVRGIGYDVITEVLANNFTLQLLLILLVLKILAFSFTIGSGNAGGSIVPSMFVGAMLGGAYGTIVHELFPASTAVSGAYALVGMAATLAGTARAPLTSMLILFELTKDYNLILPLMFACVVSNTIANGLHEESIFTEVLKRRGFTIRRGKEINVMESMLVRGNMRNDVHTISMNDTAKDLLDLMQSSRHAGFPVLDDDKKLRGIVTLEDMREKVNYGELDTKISDIATLDPVVAYPDESLDIVLKRLAMKDIGRLPVVSRTDETELLGIITRSDVVKSYNKEIVKNVHEKDVIK; this is encoded by the coding sequence TTGAACAACAGGTTCTCAAAATCGAACATAAGGGATGCACTATTCAAAAGACTGCATTCTGAACCAGGAATATCAAATAATCTGGCAGTACTGATAGGTATCTTCACAGGCCTTACTATCGTTGCATATGATCTTTGCCTGAAATATGTAGAAGGGGTGTTCTGGAATGGAGGAATTTCAGGCCAATATTATGTGATATTTATCCCTGCAATCGGAGGATTGTTCGTAGGGCTTGTTACCCACCTATACAAAGATCTGAAACGATGCAATGTAGCTGAAGTTATCGAAGGTACTGCATTACACGGAGGAAGGATCCGGATACGTGAAGCTTTCCGGGAAGTCCTTTTGTCCATTGTATCGATCGCAACAGGCGGTTCCGTAGGAAAGGAAGCACCAGGGATCCTTGCCGGAGCAGGTATTGGAACCATTTTTGCAAAAGCGATCAATGCACCTGACAACCGTTACAGGATATTTCTTGGCTGTGGTGCTTCCGGAGGCATAGCTGCGGCATTCAACGCCCCTCTTGCAGGAGTTGTCTTTGTAGTAGAAGTTATATTTGGAGAACTTGAAACAAGGACGTTCATACCCATCGTACTTTCCTCGGTATTTGCGACACTTGTTGCAAACCTCATTTTCGAAGTACACCCAATCGAAGTTTCCTATTACGGGCTTGTAGACCCCATCAGGGAATCCGGCCTGTATCTTGTACTGGGAATCCTTTGTGGCATCACATCTGTAATACTGATACGAACCCTCTACATAACCCATGATACCTTCCGGAAAATCCCGGTACACCCTGCATTCAAACCTGCTATTGGCGGACTTTTTGTGGGCATCATTGGATATTCCTACCCGCAGGTTAGAGGCATAGGATATGATGTGATCACAGAAGTTCTGGCTAACAACTTCACCCTTCAGTTGCTGTTGATACTTCTTGTCCTTAAGATCCTTGCATTTTCGTTCACCATAGGATCAGGAAATGCAGGAGGTTCCATAGTCCCTTCAATGTTCGTAGGTGCCATGCTGGGTGGTGCATACGGAACCATCGTGCATGAACTATTTCCCGCAAGTACAGCCGTATCCGGAGCCTATGCACTGGTCGGAATGGCAGCAACCCTTGCCGGTACCGCCAGAGCTCCCCTTACATCCATGCTTATCCTCTTTGAGCTCACAAAGGACTATAATCTGATTCTTCCGCTGATGTTTGCCTGCGTTGTTAGTAATACGATCGCAAACGGACTTCATGAGGAATCCATATTCACAGAAGTACTCAAAAGACGTGGGTTCACAATCCGCCGGGGAAAGGAGATCAACGTAATGGAATCCATGCTTGTAAGAGGCAACATGAGAAACGATGTCCATACGATCTCAATGAACGATACTGCAAAGGACCTTCTTGACCTTATGCAGTCAAGCCGTCATGCAGGATTCCCGGTTCTTGATGATGATAAAAAGCTACGCGGCATTGTGACCCTGGAAGATATGCGTGAAAAAGTGAATTACGGAGAACTTGACACGAAGATCAGTGACATTGCAACCCTTGATCCTGTGGTAGCATATCCTGACGAATCCCTGGATATTGTACTCAAAAGACTTGCAATGAAGGACATTGGAAGACTGCCGGTGGTTTCCAGAACTGATGAAACTGAACTGCTTGGAATAATCACAAGAAGTGATGTTGTCAAATCCTATAACAAGGAAATAGTCAAGAACGTTCACGAGAAAGATGTTATAAAATAA
- a CDS encoding tRNA (N(6)-L-threonylcarbamoyladenosine(37)-C(2))-methylthiotransferase — MKVHVLTYGCSANQASSEIMIASVRGLGHELVDEKDADVVVINTCTVKYATEQKILFKIEDLGHKGVDVVVTGCMPQVQLEAILEKNPDAHILGVNSIAKIGKVLNVIDDSRNGGSRERVQLLSTEPEGFLKTAHSRFNPNIHICQISQGCDYSCAYCIVTIARGKLRSFDADSIVEDVRMAVSEGCREIWLTSQDNGQYGTDRDVLLPELLRRIVAIPGNFKVRVGMMNPFSVTPIIDDLIEVFRSDKIYKILHLPIQSASDDVLKRMNRFHSIEETNVIIARFKEVFPELTIFTDIIVGFPGETDEDFDRTLEWVKEIRPDKVNISRYTPRPLTKALEYRNIDSRIVVNRSNKLHLLCDEVKLGSKQKMVGWKGEVFVSMDAKVKGVMARTASYKPVVIPEGSVQPGSSCNVEIYDTTSGYFLARLID, encoded by the coding sequence ATGAAAGTACATGTCCTAACATACGGATGCTCGGCAAACCAGGCATCGTCCGAGATCATGATCGCTTCGGTCAGAGGTCTTGGGCATGAGCTTGTTGATGAAAAGGATGCCGATGTGGTTGTGATCAACACATGTACTGTTAAGTATGCCACCGAACAGAAGATCCTCTTCAAGATCGAGGATCTTGGACACAAAGGTGTAGATGTGGTGGTTACCGGATGCATGCCACAGGTGCAACTGGAAGCAATACTTGAGAAGAACCCTGATGCACATATCCTTGGCGTTAATTCCATTGCAAAGATCGGCAAGGTCCTGAATGTCATTGATGATTCCCGTAATGGCGGTTCACGTGAAAGGGTGCAGTTATTAAGTACCGAACCGGAAGGGTTCCTTAAGACTGCTCATTCAAGGTTTAATCCAAATATTCATATCTGCCAGATCTCGCAGGGTTGCGATTACAGCTGTGCTTACTGCATTGTGACGATTGCAAGAGGCAAGCTCAGATCCTTTGATGCGGATTCAATAGTAGAGGATGTTCGCATGGCAGTTTCGGAAGGATGCCGTGAGATCTGGCTGACCTCGCAGGATAACGGTCAGTATGGTACTGACAGGGATGTACTGCTGCCAGAACTTTTGAGGCGTATCGTGGCGATACCAGGCAATTTTAAGGTGCGTGTAGGCATGATGAATCCTTTTTCAGTGACGCCTATAATCGATGACCTTATCGAGGTATTCAGGTCTGATAAGATCTACAAGATACTTCACCTTCCAATACAGTCTGCATCGGATGATGTCCTGAAAAGAATGAACCGTTTCCATAGTATCGAGGAAACCAACGTTATCATTGCACGCTTCAAGGAAGTCTTCCCGGAGCTTACAATATTTACCGATATTATCGTCGGTTTTCCCGGAGAGACTGATGAGGACTTTGACAGGACACTTGAATGGGTGAAAGAGATCAGGCCGGATAAGGTGAACATCTCCCGCTACACCCCACGCCCTCTGACAAAGGCACTTGAATATCGTAATATCGACAGCCGGATCGTTGTGAACAGATCTAACAAACTTCACCTTCTGTGCGATGAGGTCAAGTTAGGATCTAAACAAAAAATGGTCGGGTGGAAAGGTGAGGTCTTCGTATCCATGGATGCAAAGGTAAAAGGAGTGATGGCACGCACAGCTTCCTATAAGCCTGTGGTAATTCCCGAAGGATCAGTTCAACCTGGAAGTTCATGCAATGTTGAGATCTACGATACAACATCAGGGTATTTCCTTGCAAGGCTGATTGATTGA
- the glpX gene encoding class II fructose-bisphosphatase: MPHPKTAENMMKSAGPIETALLPSLVHVTEAAAIAASYQMGRGNKNYADHVSVEAMRRMLNCLDFKGVIKIGEGERDEAPMLYIGEEVGTGEGDIAVDIAVDPLEGTNLTADGTPGSISVMTMAEPGGLFHGPDVYMDKIVVGSQVVKYEKEHPDEKIDLDAPVKQNLEIVAKALNRDIEELVVVILDRERHESKIKEIRATGARVSLVTDGDLMPGVSTAIRGSGVHVVMGSGGSGEAVLTASAIKILGGKVLARLVLPSVANGMSDEEIEKEKAEKMPRLKTMGITEENINDILDTDKLVPGKDVIFAASGITPGQFLHQVNLFGGGDARVNSISMGSSGVVKFTDSIYIGDKEDTPLRL; encoded by the coding sequence TTGCCTCACCCAAAGACAGCAGAGAACATGATGAAAAGTGCAGGTCCTATTGAGACTGCCTTGTTACCCAGCCTCGTTCACGTTACAGAGGCTGCAGCGATTGCCGCTTCCTATCAAATGGGAAGAGGAAACAAGAACTATGCCGATCACGTTTCTGTGGAAGCCATGCGCAGGATGCTGAACTGTCTTGATTTCAAAGGTGTTATCAAGATCGGTGAGGGTGAGCGCGATGAGGCTCCTATGCTGTACATAGGTGAGGAAGTCGGTACCGGTGAAGGTGACATTGCAGTGGATATTGCAGTGGACCCTCTTGAGGGAACGAACCTTACTGCTGACGGAACTCCCGGTTCTATCTCGGTCATGACAATGGCAGAACCAGGTGGATTGTTCCACGGTCCGGATGTCTATATGGACAAGATCGTGGTAGGTTCTCAGGTCGTAAAGTACGAGAAGGAACACCCTGATGAGAAGATCGATCTTGATGCTCCTGTTAAGCAGAATCTAGAGATCGTTGCAAAGGCACTTAACAGGGACATCGAGGAATTGGTCGTAGTCATCCTTGACAGGGAACGCCACGAGAGCAAGATCAAGGAGATCCGTGCAACCGGTGCACGTGTGAGCCTTGTTACTGACGGTGACCTGATGCCTGGTGTTTCAACGGCTATCAGGGGTTCAGGTGTGCATGTTGTCATGGGTTCAGGCGGTTCAGGTGAGGCAGTCCTTACGGCCTCTGCTATAAAGATACTCGGCGGCAAGGTCCTTGCAAGGCTTGTCCTTCCATCAGTTGCTAATGGAATGTCTGATGAAGAGATCGAAAAGGAAAAGGCAGAGAAAATGCCAAGGCTCAAGACCATGGGTATTACCGAAGAGAACATAAATGATATACTTGACACAGACAAACTTGTGCCTGGCAAGGATGTTATCTTTGCAGCATCAGGTATCACTCCAGGTCAGTTCCTGCATCAGGTCAACCTCTTTGGTGGCGGTGATGCAAGAGTGAACAGTATTTCCATGGGAAGTTCCGGTGTTGTAAAGTTCACCGATTCTATCTATATCGGGGACAAAGAGGATACTCCGTTGCGTCTGTAA
- the cgi121 gene encoding KEOPS complex subunit Cgi121, producing MDIRLVEGSLFIDDLRSYLGRLSAMASEHDVVIQGINADRIAGKEHVDSAIKKAMRSMDNGTNVAKDIGVEIMRYASGKRQIGEAFSIGLTEGRMNVLFIVIGDTVSAESAVEGLSGSIEPASVLDYSDSKKDAIVSQFCITGDELDAVGDEKIPELVLERVALVDVLK from the coding sequence ATGGATATCCGGCTTGTAGAAGGTTCACTTTTCATTGATGATCTGCGTTCATATCTGGGAAGACTCTCCGCAATGGCATCAGAACATGATGTTGTCATACAGGGGATCAATGCAGACAGGATCGCAGGCAAGGAACATGTGGATAGTGCCATCAAAAAAGCCATGCGTTCTATGGACAACGGTACAAATGTCGCCAAGGACATTGGTGTTGAGATTATGCGCTATGCTTCCGGAAAGCGACAGATCGGTGAAGCCTTTTCAATTGGTCTTACGGAAGGTCGGATGAATGTGTTATTCATCGTCATCGGGGATACTGTTTCAGCAGAAAGTGCTGTTGAAGGTCTCTCCGGATCAATAGAACCCGCATCGGTACTGGATTATTCCGATTCCAAAAAGGATGCTATCGTTTCACAGTTCTGCATTACTGGGGATGAACTTGATGCAGTGGGGGATGAAAAGATCCCTGAGCTTGTGCTGGAGCGCGTTGCTCTTGTGGATGTCCTGAAATAA
- the thrC gene encoding threonine synthase, translating to MYHLECIECGQKYTKSEIIYTCKCGGLLDVIYDYSAIKIDMQKLRTESPSVWKYRALLPIETKPVSIQEGGTPLYRCDRLAEKIGIKELYVKHEGLNPSGSFKDRGMTVGVSKGIELGMKTLACASTGNTSASLSTYGAKAGLPVIVLLPEGKVALGKVAQALIHGAKVLSIRGNFDEAVVLVRQLCDEEKIYLLNSINPYRLEGQKTIGHEIVDQLGFNVPDRVVVPVGNAGNVAAIYKGFKEFMTLGITDRVPKMTGIQTEGACPVTKAFKKGTEDIVPEKNPETIATAIRIGNPVNAKKALRAIYESGGNSEAVSDEELVEAQKDLAQLEGIGVEPASATSVAGLKKLVDAGVIGHDETVVCVTTGHLLKDPEEVINISAEPITVDANIEAVRKAVFSK from the coding sequence ATGTACCATCTGGAATGCATAGAATGCGGTCAAAAGTATACAAAATCAGAAATCATCTATACCTGCAAATGTGGCGGGTTGCTCGATGTTATCTATGACTATTCTGCTATTAAGATCGATATGCAAAAGCTCCGGACTGAATCACCATCTGTATGGAAATACAGGGCATTATTGCCGATCGAGACAAAACCTGTAAGCATCCAGGAAGGTGGCACACCACTCTACCGTTGTGATCGGCTTGCTGAAAAGATCGGGATCAAAGAGCTGTACGTCAAACATGAAGGGTTGAATCCAAGCGGTTCTTTCAAGGACAGGGGAATGACTGTCGGAGTCTCAAAGGGAATAGAGCTTGGGATGAAGACGCTGGCATGTGCATCCACAGGGAACACATCTGCATCCCTTTCCACCTACGGTGCTAAAGCAGGACTGCCTGTTATCGTATTGCTTCCGGAAGGGAAGGTAGCCCTTGGAAAAGTAGCACAGGCATTGATACACGGCGCGAAGGTCTTGAGCATCAGGGGAAATTTCGACGAGGCAGTTGTCCTTGTGCGTCAGCTTTGTGATGAAGAGAAGATCTACCTGCTCAATTCCATCAATCCATACAGACTTGAAGGCCAGAAAACCATTGGTCATGAGATCGTTGACCAGCTTGGTTTCAATGTTCCTGACAGGGTCGTTGTTCCGGTAGGTAATGCAGGAAATGTTGCTGCTATCTACAAAGGCTTCAAAGAGTTCATGACACTTGGGATCACAGACCGTGTCCCGAAAATGACGGGCATCCAGACCGAAGGGGCCTGCCCAGTCACAAAAGCATTCAAAAAAGGTACTGAAGATATTGTTCCTGAAAAGAACCCCGAGACCATTGCAACGGCAATACGCATAGGCAACCCGGTCAATGCAAAAAAGGCATTAAGGGCGATCTATGAGTCAGGTGGAAATTCAGAAGCAGTGTCAGACGAAGAGCTTGTAGAGGCACAAAAAGACCTTGCGCAACTTGAAGGGATCGGTGTCGAACCTGCAAGTGCAACTTCCGTGGCAGGACTTAAAAAACTTGTAGATGCAGGCGTCATTGGTCATGATGAAACGGTCGTATGTGTTACAACGGGTCACCTGCTAAAGGACCCTGAAGAAGTCATTAATATATCTGCAGAACCAATTACAGTAGATGCTAATATTGAAGCTGTCCGCAAGGCGGTTTTCTCCAAATAA
- the leuS gene encoding leucine--tRNA ligase encodes MQQDYISRDIEQKWQQKWNESGVFEAEPDEREKFFITIPYPYLNGNLHAGHTRTFTIGDVVARHKRMHGYNVLYPMGFHVTGTPIVGLAELIQNKDPETMKVYSQFHGIPMETLTGLDTPEKIVEYFSVEAERSMRSIGYSVDWRRKFTTTDPTYKKFIEWQFNLLYEKDLIVKGSHPVKWCPNDNNPVEDHDILHGEEATIVDYTLIKFKFDDIVLPCATLRPETTFGVTNLWINPDLEHVKIKVTFEGREEFWVVSKEAYHKLTFTDREVEFIEDVDAKSLIGIKVKNPLTGAEVITLPASFVKGENGSGIVMSVPSHAPYDYLAVRDLYDKDLSEYGITEDLRDIKFISLIKVPEFGELPAIEAVEQFNVKDQKDPKAEEATKMVYRREFHGGVLKENTGKYAGMPVSKIKDVLTRDLIEQGLGEVFYEFSEPVVCRCGTPCVVNMVKGQWFLNYSSPEWKDKVYRCIENMDIIPEELRVEFNNKVDWLKDKACARKKGLGTLLPFDKDWLIESLGDSTIYMSYYIVAKFIAQGIGTEQLVPELFDYVLLGKGTIEDAEAKSGVSSDILEQIRSDFEYWYPVDLRSSGKDLIPNHLLFFLFHHVAIFEEEKWPRAIAINGFVSLEGKKMSKSKGPLLTLNDAIANYGADISRMYILSSAEQMQDADWKNSGIESARKQIDRYYKLAKDIIESGAASGIGSDMKGIDRWMQSRLQQRIHETNEALDTIKTRNALQNSFFLLLNDLKWYQKRGGSILLYDVLETWVRLMAPFTPHVCEEIWEAMGKESMVSLEAYPVYDETLVDNRAEFAEELISSTLSDVDEIIRVTKLTPQRAILYTAPEWKTTAFKTALSMQKEGSLNPGVLIKGLMSDPEMRRYGKEVSKFAQKLVTDITSMSEDTFNTLANFDLDEKVALEENIEFFEKEIGCPVDVYSADNAEYDPENKARFAFPLRPAIYLE; translated from the coding sequence ATGCAACAAGATTATATTTCACGTGATATCGAACAGAAATGGCAGCAAAAATGGAATGAAAGCGGCGTATTTGAAGCTGAACCTGATGAACGCGAAAAGTTCTTCATTACAATTCCATACCCCTATCTGAACGGGAACCTGCATGCCGGACACACAAGGACATTCACCATTGGTGATGTTGTTGCAAGGCACAAGAGGATGCATGGATATAATGTCCTGTACCCAATGGGATTCCACGTAACAGGAACACCTATAGTCGGACTTGCCGAACTTATCCAGAACAAGGATCCTGAGACCATGAAGGTCTATTCCCAGTTCCACGGCATACCAATGGAAACATTGACGGGACTTGACACACCTGAGAAGATCGTGGAATACTTCAGTGTGGAAGCTGAGAGGTCCATGCGTTCCATAGGTTATTCTGTTGACTGGAGACGCAAGTTCACGACAACCGATCCAACTTACAAGAAGTTCATTGAATGGCAATTCAACCTCTTATATGAAAAAGACCTCATTGTAAAGGGTTCCCACCCTGTAAAATGGTGTCCTAATGACAACAACCCTGTGGAAGACCATGACATTCTCCACGGTGAAGAGGCAACTATTGTCGATTATACCCTTATAAAGTTCAAGTTCGATGATATTGTACTGCCCTGTGCCACCCTCAGGCCTGAAACTACCTTCGGTGTAACGAACCTCTGGATAAATCCGGACCTGGAACACGTTAAGATCAAGGTCACATTCGAAGGCAGGGAAGAGTTCTGGGTCGTCAGCAAGGAAGCATACCACAAGCTCACTTTTACTGACAGGGAAGTAGAGTTCATCGAAGACGTGGATGCAAAGTCACTTATCGGTATCAAAGTGAAGAACCCGCTTACAGGAGCAGAGGTCATCACCCTTCCGGCATCCTTTGTAAAAGGCGAGAACGGAAGCGGTATCGTCATGAGCGTACCATCACATGCACCTTATGATTATCTCGCTGTACGTGACCTTTACGACAAGGACCTCAGCGAATATGGTATTACAGAAGACCTTCGAGACATTAAGTTCATCTCCCTCATCAAGGTCCCGGAGTTCGGGGAGCTTCCGGCTATAGAAGCTGTGGAACAGTTCAACGTTAAGGATCAGAAAGACCCTAAGGCAGAGGAAGCAACAAAGATGGTCTATCGCCGTGAGTTCCACGGCGGTGTGCTTAAAGAGAACACCGGAAAGTATGCAGGAATGCCAGTCTCCAAGATCAAGGATGTGCTAACTAGAGACCTCATCGAGCAGGGGCTTGGAGAAGTTTTCTATGAGTTCAGTGAACCTGTTGTCTGCCGCTGCGGAACTCCATGTGTTGTCAATATGGTCAAGGGACAGTGGTTCCTGAACTACTCCAGCCCGGAGTGGAAGGATAAGGTCTACCGTTGCATCGAGAATATGGACATCATACCTGAGGAACTAAGGGTCGAGTTCAATAATAAGGTAGACTGGCTCAAGGACAAAGCATGCGCCAGGAAGAAAGGGCTTGGTACACTTTTGCCATTTGACAAGGACTGGCTTATCGAATCCCTCGGAGATTCCACCATCTATATGTCCTACTATATCGTTGCCAAGTTCATAGCACAAGGCATTGGAACGGAACAGTTGGTTCCTGAACTATTCGACTATGTCCTTCTTGGAAAAGGAACTATTGAGGATGCCGAGGCAAAGAGTGGGGTCAGTTCAGATATTCTTGAGCAGATCCGCAGTGATTTCGAATACTGGTATCCTGTTGACCTGAGATCATCAGGCAAGGACCTGATACCAAACCACCTTCTCTTCTTCCTGTTCCACCATGTTGCGATCTTCGAGGAGGAAAAATGGCCTCGTGCGATAGCCATCAACGGCTTTGTATCGCTGGAAGGAAAGAAGATGAGCAAGTCCAAGGGACCATTGCTTACCCTCAATGACGCGATTGCCAATTATGGTGCGGACATATCCAGGATGTACATTCTGTCCAGTGCTGAACAGATGCAGGATGCGGACTGGAAGAACAGCGGCATCGAATCTGCAAGAAAGCAGATAGACAGGTATTACAAGCTTGCAAAGGACATCATAGAATCCGGTGCCGCATCAGGCATTGGTAGTGATATGAAAGGTATCGACAGGTGGATGCAGAGCAGACTGCAACAGCGTATCCATGAGACGAATGAAGCCCTGGATACCATAAAGACAAGAAATGCGTTGCAGAATTCTTTCTTCCTGCTGCTCAATGATCTGAAGTGGTATCAGAAGCGTGGCGGAAGCATACTTCTCTACGATGTACTTGAGACATGGGTACGCCTTATGGCACCGTTCACCCCTCACGTCTGTGAAGAGATATGGGAAGCAATGGGCAAAGAATCCATGGTTTCTCTTGAAGCATATCCAGTATACGATGAAACACTTGTAGACAACCGTGCTGAGTTTGCAGAAGAGCTGATCAGCAGCACACTATCAGATGTTGATGAGATCATAAGGGTTACAAAGCTCACACCTCAGAGAGCGATCCTTTACACAGCACCAGAATGGAAAACAACAGCCTTCAAGACAGCACTCTCAATGCAGAAAGAAGGCTCCCTTAACCCCGGCGTACTGATAAAGGGATTAATGAGCGATCCGGAGATGAGACGCTATGGAAAAGAAGTGTCCAAGTTTGCACAGAAACTTGTCACAGACATCACATCCATGAGCGAGGATACGTTCAACACACTGGCAAACTTTGATCTTGATGAGAAGGTCGCCCTTGAAGAGAACATAGAGTTCTTTGAAAAGGAGATAGGATGCCCGGTAGACGTATATTCAGCTGACAATGCAGAATATGATCCCGAGAACAAAGCAAGATTTGCTTTCCCATTAAGGCCGGCGATCTATCTGGAATAA
- a CDS encoding ArsR family transcriptional regulator has protein sequence MPKRTRIINDPSELVPLLQTFQSGQHKQVFNLLLVEWMTKGDLEEKMGCDVSESITILKECGLLESQWHMPEPGKKPEKEYHSSYSKVQTNFQCSFEDLSEIIMLTFHPYEEIKDMIEELEELVEKGNHSMSSLTRAMNKSPIYVRSLARRSPKLTVMGQRLKINEETE, from the coding sequence ATGCCCAAAAGGACTCGAATTATAAATGATCCCTCAGAACTAGTTCCCCTTCTCCAAACCTTTCAGTCAGGACAACATAAACAGGTCTTCAATCTTCTTTTGGTTGAATGGATGACAAAAGGAGACCTGGAAGAAAAAATGGGTTGTGATGTTTCTGAAAGTATCACAATATTGAAAGAATGTGGCTTGCTCGAAAGCCAGTGGCATATGCCAGAACCAGGTAAAAAACCTGAAAAAGAGTACCATTCATCCTATTCTAAAGTGCAAACAAATTTCCAGTGTTCTTTTGAAGATCTAAGTGAAATTATTATGCTCACATTCCACCCTTATGAAGAAATAAAAGACATGATCGAAGAACTGGAAGAACTTGTGGAAAAGGGCAATCACTCAATGAGCAGCTTGACACGTGCAATGAACAAGAGTCCAATATATGTTCGTTCTCTGGCAAGAAGGTCACCCAAACTCACTGTTATGGGACAAAGACTCAAGATCAATGAGGAAACTGAATGA
- a CDS encoding DUF7839 domain-containing protein produces the protein MIDILQSKSGITKFQILTEVAAHQPNVRQKEIAEKIGVTPQAVSEYIKELTAEGFIYSDGRVRYRITKKGVEWVLENAADMKRYANFVMSDIISHVSTWTAIADEDIEKGENVYLQMRNGLLYVSKSIETGATGMTISAAEKGDDVGVTNLLGMIDLENASITVCKVPRSERGGSRNVDLERLQKLASSKSYIAAIGVESLVALKKIDITPDVMYGAKESVVEAAFHGLSSLVLAIDEEVPQIMSRLEMENLDYELVDLNLQ, from the coding sequence ATGATAGATATTCTCCAAAGCAAAAGCGGCATAACTAAATTTCAAATCCTGACAGAAGTTGCTGCTCATCAGCCTAACGTTCGTCAAAAAGAAATTGCTGAAAAGATCGGTGTGACACCACAAGCAGTATCCGAATACATCAAGGAACTTACAGCAGAAGGTTTCATTTATTCAGATGGAAGGGTGAGATATCGGATCACGAAAAAGGGCGTGGAATGGGTACTGGAAAATGCTGCTGATATGAAACGCTATGCTAATTTTGTCATGAGTGACATCATCAGCCATGTTTCTACGTGGACGGCTATCGCAGATGAAGATATTGAAAAGGGGGAAAATGTATATCTTCAGATGAGAAACGGATTGCTTTATGTGAGCAAAAGTATTGAGACCGGTGCAACTGGAATGACCATATCTGCTGCTGAGAAAGGCGATGATGTAGGTGTTACCAACCTTTTAGGCATGATAGATCTTGAAAATGCCAGTATTACTGTCTGCAAGGTACCACGCAGTGAACGTGGTGGATCACGCAATGTCGACCTGGAGAGGTTACAAAAACTTGCCAGTTCAAAATCTTATATAGCAGCCATAGGTGTCGAATCCCTCGTTGCGTTGAAGAAGATCGACATTACCCCGGATGTCATGTACGGAGCAAAAGAATCCGTTGTAGAAGCAGCTTTCCACGGATTATCTTCCCTTGTGCTTGCTATTGATGAAGAAGTGCCCCAGATCATGAGCAGATTGGAAATGGAAAATCTGGATTACGAACTAGTTGACCTTAACCTGCAATGA